The DNA region ggcgaaaatcatcagcatcatctcttgggtctAAGCTAAACCCTTCTTGTGGAAAGATCTCAATGATACGGTGgctttccttggcggcctttcgcccatagagAGCCACGCTTCTTagataacattctcttgctgcgTTCTGATCCACACGAAGGACCCCAACCTTCCCATTGCAGGCTGGGTACTTGACAGTTAAATGAgcggttgaaattacagcacataACTTGTTAAGGGTGTcccgccccaagagtacgttgtaattggccctacacgccaatactagaTACTTCACctgaaatttcttgacaaactctccttcacCAAAAGCTGTTGGTATTTCTACGTATCCCCGTACACTGACACGGTCTCCAGTAAATCCCACCAGGGTTCCTTGATATGGTTTCAAGTCTGTCTCCTTtaaccccaggcgatcaaaggcatctccataaatgatgtccgccgaagatccctggtctaaaaacacttttttcgtcatgtaattgttaaccctaattgttactACAATCGGGTCATTGTCATGAGGGATAACATgtgcaaaatcctgaggggtgaatataatGGGAGAGTGATTCAACCAGCATTCGCCCTCGTACGCCGCATGTACGGaatgtactgccgccacataacGCTTTCTGGCCTTGCTTGAAATTGCTCCCCCTCCAAATCCGCCTGCGATGGATGAGCATTCCCccacaggatcgcccaactcttcaactatctcctttcctttgcctttgtccccttgagttaCCTTAGAGACCTCTGGTGTTGCTGCATATTTAACAAAATTTGCTAGATGGCCCGCCTTGATCAGCCGATCAATCTCCCGCCGTAggttccaacaattatccgtgGTGTGCCCCAACGTTTTATGGTCCTCACACCATCTGTTTGTATCCACATTAGCTGGTGGTCACCGAGGCGGTGGCGGATATTGGACGACATTTGTCTGTCCAACTGCTCTCAAGATGGTGCTTAGGGGAGCATTCAATTTAGTAAGTGGAACCGGAGTCGACGAGGCTCCCTGTTGGCCAGTCAGGGCTGTAGTGGTACCTTGGGGATTTCTGTGCCACGTATTCTGGAATCCAGGTTTGGAATTTTGATATGAGCCAGGTCTTGGAATACGTGGAGTTTGAGCTACCATAGTTTCCTTTCCAGCCTTGGGTTTTTCCTGCGAAACTCCGCCAGGCTGGACGTGTTTTCGCCCCTCCTCTCTTTCCtgttttttctgatcatcttgctcaatcaagATGAATTCTTGAAcgcgagcgcgaagatccatcatgtcccttgccggtcgccttgttaaatCTCGATTCAAATCCCCCGCCCTaagaccatttttgaaagatgCTAGGCACACATCCGGGTTATCCTCCTCTAGTTGAAcagccatcttgctgaagcgtgccatgtaggtctTTAACTTCTCCCCTggctgctgatgtatgctgatgagatcaaacatagttgcttttgtggttttgttggcggagaattgagttaggAATTTAGTAGACAGATcggtaaaattgtcaatggagaagggcggttgtctaatgaaccactgcatcgccattccCTTGAATGATGACGGCAATAATCTGCACTTCACTGCGTCCGTTGCCCCACCAACTACCATTTTGGTGTTAAAATATCTCAAATGTTCCATGAGATCAGAGTCGCcagaaaaggcgtctaatgccattaTTTGCAAATGCTTTGGTATGTCCACCttggtgatggctggaacaaaggGTTGAAATTCAACGACGTCCTCAGCCTCAAGATGTTGTCCCTGTTTAAAATCTTGCCTCTGAGTTAGATACTCGACTTCGGCTtgtaactgctcgttttgggtttgtaccttctgcaaagtatccaacatttgttgcaaagccgtaGGCGTGATACCCGTCATTACTTCTTGTGTTTTCCTCGGAGCACCGTTTTTAAGACCTTCTAGATTCACGTACTCAAACGGCGTTGATCGTCGCctgacacctggatctgatttggcTATTAGATCTGAGGGCTTTCCCGGAGCTACGTTCACCGGCGACGCTGGTGACTGCGCCACTGAGTGAACCCCTTTcgaggaagcctcctgctcTTGCTCTTGAAGTATGGGACGATTGTTGTCCCGTCCGCCGCCGCATccgccgtgacgaccaccaCCTCTCCGGCGATGATCACGGCGGCCCACGCCGCATGAACGGGTCTCCATGAATCGTAACTCTCACCTTCGATGTCACTGGTAGATCTAGGTCaaagccacagacggcgccaatgttttGTACTAGGGAAGCTTACGTGAGAGAAGGAAAgaaagcaaaccctagcagagcacttaAAATAGCAAAGATGTCATAAAAGgtaaattctcattaaatgttcaaaaagTGTCTCGTACAAgatgatgacctccccttttatagagggtgtggtcatgatatggacttttcctatattttggcctgacaatcagggcccaaatctcTATGCGTATAAGACAAATCAAAAAGAATCTTCCAGTTGGCTTGTGGGTCCGTCTAAAGGAAGGGCAAGGATACTTGTTATATCGCCAATTCCTGCCATGGCTGCCTTCGTTCGGTTGATTGCttattttgggcgggcataGGCATcttttatgtcccgcccagtccagtaCGCCTTTCTTGTAATTTGTTGTAAAACAACCATTGGTGGACATGCTTTTAGTATGCAGATatgtaaaaaatgaaaatgaaaaactatTTGAAGCATAGATCCATCAAAACCATGGTCAGTTAGATTAGAAATTGTCTTCAAGACACAATACAAGCCTCTTAGTATAAATTGCATAAAACCTCAAATGGTTCAAAACAGTAGTCAATTTCAATAATAATTCATGAACACAAAAAGGAAGACATTAAAAACACTCATTTTCCTGTGGATTTTCCTTCAAAATTCTTGTGGATTTTACTGAGAATTTAGCGGTGGTTTAAAACACCCGCAAAGCTATTTACTAcaaatttttctttgaaaatttTTAAATCAAAACTTTCCTGCGGTTTTACTTACAAAATTTTCCTGCGAATATTTTTGAAGCCAAATCCGCACGTAATTTGAAGAAAAATCAGCAAGAAAATGGGTGTTTTTTTATGCTGTCCAGTTGATGTGTTCATGAATTATTATTGAATCAATTTGACTTCTTGCACATTTACAAAGGTTAAAATTCTAGTAGTACATCATATAAAATTAACAGGTCACCAATCCTCCATCTTAGCCAACACCGGGTAGACAATATCTACATCTGCATGTATTTAGATGACAAATAATGACACGAAGAGTCTTTACAATTTTAGTTGGACGTAGCAGCTGCACAAATCTTCTTAAACGCCCATGTCCAAAATGAGAAAGGAATGAAATGTGACATGTAAACCATTGAATTAACCATCAAGCTTGACATACAAATCTGCAAGAGCACAGAAGAGAATGGCGGCAACGGGTGGTCAAGCAGCAAGCTAGGAAGTATATCTGTTGCAGTTATAGACTGGCTGCCATAAAAACAACAATTTTCTTGAGTGTGAGTAGTGACCGTACTTCCTTCAGGTGAGCATTCAACAAATGCACCTGCAATTcatgtagaaaaaaaaatgtgctCTTGACTTTAAGTATGCTATTAAACTTCTTCCTGAATTTATGCCCATATCAAAATCCATTATTTGAATGAAGGATTAGCATTCGAAACAGGTAAAAAAATAGAACTGAAATACAAAGAAACATGCAGTAGTAGACATAGGCACATAGCTCATTATAATGatttcaaaactaaaattaacTGTAAAAAATATAGTAGGATAGGCTTTTAAGCTCCTAAAAATATTGGTAAATCTATCAAACAAGAAGTATTTTAATGTTAAACTTTTAACAGAAGTTTATTAAACCTTTCAAAGCTCAAACAAACAATTATGAACTACAATCATATCACCTAGTGTATGAGTTTGGTAAAAGCTATGCTGCCCATTAGTTCCTAGTCCACCAAAATCTATCTCACCAGCCTCAAATGGTAGAGGAACACCTTCAATTGAACATACGAACATAAAGGAAAATGAAGATCtcacaaacaaaaaaaacaggTTGCAAAAGCATGTCTTCTAAAGTCGGGCAGACTAGGTAGTTTAATATATATCAAATTGGATAGTGATACTACCACAAAACGATTCATATATAGGTTGAAGAGCTTAGAAGACATACTTGGTGGTGATTCTTGAGCTCTCAGTCACATTATGAAACTGAGGTAAATCACAAGCAATGTAAGCAAATCATATTCTATTGGTGTATTTTAAAATTGGGTATGATCAACTTGAAAACTCTACACAGGAGAGGCTTTCATAAACTGTAACTTCAACAACTTGAACTGTTTAAAAATTGAAACATCACATCAGATAAAATGTACAGGGTCATAACAGAAGAAACCAGAGTTAAACAAAAGGGACAACTACATGTATATATAGAGTGCTTACCAGGGCTTAAGAAAAGGAACAGGTGGTATGTTAAGTTAGATTTATCTCTTGATAAAACATTGAATGATCCCATCGCGTGGGCGCGTGGCCaagctgaaaagtgaaaggAAGGAGCAAAAGATAAGTTTTTTGTTGCATCCAACTATCATTCTTATCCCCACAAAATATGTTGCAGATTAATCAACAAAGAATGAGACACTAAGAGATAAGTAATGAAGCTAACATGCTTCAGGGACACAGGGAATGTAAGCTTGCCAGAGAACTCCGGGCTCTTAACAATATCCTTTGCACATACTCCTCCAAGACTGGCAAACTGCAGCACATGAAACAACATGCTTTCGAGCAGGCCATGTATTCTCACTCTCCTCTAGCCGTCTAATGACATCAAATAGTAGTTCTGGGGGTAAGCTTGCCCAGCAACTAATTTGAATTACTAGAGGCTGGTCATGCAAATCCTGTAGCGAACCATGAGATTTTCCTCTATGATGGCCAGTAAGTCTGACATCAAAACTACCGCCTAGATAAGCTCCCAAAACTGTCCCTCACATCACGAACTACACTGCAGAATGACATTCTGCACTGTGAGAATATGGCTGCCATAAAATAAGAGTTTCAGATCAACAGTCACATCACATTTCATTATTATTGTTTGAATACAGGTATTACTCCTCATCTATCCAACTAAGATACTATATATGTTACTATTATGACCCATAATAGACACCATCCTATATTTCAATCAACGTTTTCAGACTCTCCATTTAAAGCATCCATCTATCCATCCATAGTCATGAATCAAATGCAAGAGGTGTTCACCATAATGAAGACCCAGATGAAATGAGCGAGTGAAAACACCAGATGTTTGATCATCACCTACCATTAGAAAGGATAGCTTGAAATGGCATTATCATGATGAAGTGATGGGAGTAGCAGAAGTGAAAACATCCACAATTTCATGAGGAAACATTAAAACATGCAACCTACCAGAGCTATACATTTATCTTCATCACCTCCACCTTGGTTAGCAAAGAGAATAAACACCTGTGAGCCTGGCCCAAGCCTCCTGAGGTAGGTAGCAGAATACTGGCAGCTGCAAGCCGTGATCTGCAATGGTCTTGGAATTTTTGAAGTGTTTCCTTTAATCTGAACACAGGACAATGGTAATGGGCTGAAAGAAGGGAAATGACCACCAATTAACAAAGGCATAGTTTCAAGTCCTCCATAGGCAGCAAGAAAACATTACTTAACGCAGGACAGGGGCCCAAAAACCAGAATTGAAGAATACGATGGAAAATACTAGGAACAAGAAAAAATCTGCAATGGAGAAGCCACTGTTCTTTTAGCTTAATGTTTATAAATCTGAATGCCCCTTTCAATTCTACCTTTGCTCCTACTTAAGCTAAACCACCCTTTTTTTCCTACACctctaaataaataataatcctAAGTCCTAACTAGCTATTAATGATCCACTTTCACTCAAATTTCCAAACATTAAAATAAAACTGGATATAGAAGATATACAGAAAGACCAAACAGATAGTCAGAGGAAATACCATAACAGCAGTTAGAAGGCAATCAGTAAAAAGGCCGGAACCTGCTCCATCACCGATGTAAGAGCTTGAACGGGGGGATGGgtagctcacatggttgagCTAAGGGAACTGGTCATGGACAAGCACTTCACCTTAGGCCCAGAATCATTCAATTAAATTAGATCATCTGTCAAATCTTTGCTCAAGTTATTTCTCTAAAAATATAGTTAAGCATGAATGAAATTGAACATACAAGCTCACATTAAGGAGttctcaaaatttcaaataacACAAATAATCACCAACTGAATTTTTCCTACTTTTTTTATCCAAGCTCTACTTACCAAAAAACAAATAGACTCTTAATCTTGGACCAGCCAAGAGGGAGGCATATTTACTTAAGAACTTATGCTTTCTTTAACAAAAGAGATTTATGCAGTTTTCTATTTCCACAAGCAAGTCATTCTGCTCCTTTTGGAGGTGCAGAATTAACATTGACAAAATAACTAATTCCACTCAGCAACCACAGTAGGATAAAAATTACATTGGTTtatgaatgaaaaaataaaataaaatacgaTGCAAGAGAGCGAGCTACTTGTTAAAACCCTAAAACAATCAAATGGAGGAATATAACTGTAAGGGGCCATAGAGTCG from Lotus japonicus ecotype B-129 chromosome 2, LjGifu_v1.2 includes:
- the LOC130737762 gene encoding uncharacterized protein LOC130737762, coding for MGSFNVLSRDKSNLTYHLFLFLSPGAFVECSPEGSTVTTHTQENCCFYGSQSITATDILPSLLLDHPLPPFSSVLLQICMSSLMVNSMVYMSHFIPFSFWTWAFKKICAAATSN